The proteins below are encoded in one region of Segatella copri:
- a CDS encoding Rpn family recombination-promoting nuclease/putative transposase produces MVMKYLDPKADLTFKKIFGNHPKRLISLLNALLPLSDEEQIRKIKYLPTELVPQLEGGKNTIVDVLCTDVRGRKFCVEMQMEWSDAFQQRVLFNASKLYVSQAKKGGKYSELQPVYSLNLINDIFAHDTPDFIHNYRIVHDKDSNKIIEGLHFTFIELPKFTPHSIADKRMMVLWLRFLTEINSNTKDIPADLLNDPEIGKAVEDLEVSGFTDAELRAYDKFWDSVSVERTLLDDRYQKGMEEGMEKGMEKGMEKGRAEGIEEGMNQRSLEIARKMLAKGMDEASIMDMTGLTAEEIKLLKVEM; encoded by the coding sequence ATGGTTATGAAGTACTTAGATCCTAAGGCAGACCTTACGTTCAAGAAGATATTCGGCAATCATCCTAAAAGACTGATCAGCCTTCTGAACGCCCTCCTGCCACTCAGCGACGAGGAGCAGATACGCAAAATCAAGTATCTGCCTACAGAACTTGTGCCTCAGCTCGAAGGGGGCAAGAACACCATAGTGGATGTACTCTGCACCGATGTCAGAGGCAGGAAGTTCTGCGTGGAAATGCAGATGGAATGGTCCGACGCTTTCCAGCAGCGCGTACTGTTCAATGCATCCAAACTCTATGTGAGTCAGGCAAAAAAGGGAGGAAAATACAGCGAACTGCAACCAGTGTATTCTCTCAACCTGATAAATGATATCTTTGCGCATGATACTCCAGATTTCATCCACAACTACCGCATCGTGCACGATAAGGACAGCAATAAGATCATCGAAGGCTTGCATTTTACCTTCATTGAACTCCCTAAGTTCACTCCACATTCCATTGCCGATAAGCGCATGATGGTCTTGTGGCTCCGTTTCCTGACAGAAATAAATTCCAATACGAAGGATATTCCTGCCGACCTGCTCAATGACCCAGAGATTGGAAAAGCCGTAGAAGATCTTGAAGTTTCCGGTTTTACTGATGCCGAACTCAGAGCCTATGATAAATTCTGGGATTCGGTAAGTGTTGAAAGAACCCTTCTGGATGACAGATACCAGAAAGGAATGGAAGAAGGTATGGAAAAAGGCATGGAGAAAGGCATGGAGAAAGGTAGAGCTGAAGGCATAGAAGAAGGCATGAACCAGCGAAGCCTTGAAATTGCCAGGAAGATGCTGGCAAAGGGTATGGATGAAGCGTCTATCATGGATATGACGGGGCTGACGGCAGAGGAGATAAAGCTGCTGAAAGTGGAGATGTAG
- a CDS encoding long-chain fatty acid--CoA ligase, whose translation MQINSHLSVLVHDLAKKWGEKTALTFRKFGSDQWQSVSFSLFSLRVKQVSNALLNLGAKPLDKIAVFSQNCVHYLYTDFGAYGIRVTSVPFYANSSEQQIQYMINDAQIRFLFVGEQEQYDKAHRIFALCPSLERIIIFDSSVRISTHDPAALYFKDFLKLGENLPRQTEVEELYKQASMDDLANILYTSGTTGDSKGVMLTYSQYYAALKANNECIPVTEKDRVIDFLPFTHIFERGWAYLCLSEGAELIINTYPHEIQESMREMHPTCMCSVPRFWEKVYIAVKAKMDDAGPLQKKLFYHALAVGKKRNIEYLANCKRPPLTLELEYKVINKTILSMVRKQLGLDKPNIFPTAGAYVSPEVEAFVHAIGINMVVGYGLTESLATVSCDHSDKKRSLGSVGRPISCIQVKIGEDNEVLLKGPTITPGYYHRDTTNAKAFDKDGFFHTGDAGYMKDGELYLTERIKDLFKTSNGKYIAPQQVESLLLVDKFIDQVAVIADQRKFVSALVVPEFRLVEDWAREHHIAFTCREDLCANEKVQKMLMDRIQILQQHLAYYEQIKRITLLAHHFSMESGELTNTLKIRRPIINKNYKAEIDKMYEE comes from the coding sequence ATGCAGATTAATAGTCATCTTTCGGTACTGGTACATGATCTCGCCAAGAAATGGGGAGAGAAAACTGCTTTAACTTTCAGAAAGTTTGGCAGCGACCAGTGGCAATCGGTTTCATTCAGCCTCTTTTCCTTAAGAGTGAAACAAGTGAGCAATGCCCTCCTGAATCTTGGGGCTAAACCTCTTGACAAAATCGCTGTCTTCTCGCAGAACTGTGTGCATTATCTGTACACCGACTTCGGTGCGTACGGTATCAGAGTAACCTCTGTGCCTTTCTATGCCAACAGCAGCGAGCAGCAGATTCAATATATGATTAATGATGCGCAGATTCGCTTCCTCTTTGTTGGCGAACAGGAGCAGTATGACAAGGCTCACCGTATCTTTGCCCTCTGTCCTTCTCTGGAGCGTATCATCATCTTCGATTCAAGCGTGCGCATCAGTACACATGACCCTGCTGCCCTCTATTTCAAGGACTTCCTGAAGTTGGGTGAGAATCTTCCTCGTCAGACGGAGGTAGAGGAACTCTACAAGCAGGCAAGTATGGATGACTTGGCTAATATCCTCTATACCAGTGGAACAACCGGAGATAGCAAGGGCGTGATGCTTACCTATAGCCAGTATTATGCTGCTTTGAAGGCAAACAATGAGTGCATTCCTGTTACCGAAAAGGACCGTGTCATTGATTTCCTTCCATTCACCCATATCTTTGAGCGTGGATGGGCATATCTCTGCTTGAGCGAAGGTGCCGAACTCATCATCAATACTTATCCTCATGAAATTCAGGAGAGTATGAGAGAGATGCATCCTACCTGTATGTGTAGTGTGCCACGTTTCTGGGAGAAGGTGTATATCGCCGTAAAGGCAAAGATGGATGATGCAGGTCCTCTTCAGAAGAAACTCTTCTACCATGCCTTGGCAGTAGGAAAGAAGCGGAATATAGAATATCTGGCAAACTGCAAGCGCCCTCCTCTGACATTGGAGTTGGAATATAAGGTTATCAACAAGACCATTTTGAGCATGGTTCGCAAGCAGTTGGGCTTGGATAAACCTAATATCTTCCCTACAGCGGGTGCTTATGTAAGTCCGGAAGTAGAGGCATTTGTACATGCCATCGGTATCAATATGGTGGTGGGTTATGGTTTGACCGAGAGTCTTGCCACCGTATCTTGCGATCATTCTGACAAGAAACGCAGTCTGGGTTCTGTGGGGCGCCCTATCTCTTGCATTCAGGTAAAGATAGGTGAGGATAATGAGGTGCTCCTCAAGGGTCCTACCATCACTCCGGGATATTATCATCGTGATACCACCAATGCGAAGGCATTCGACAAGGATGGATTCTTCCATACCGGTGATGCCGGCTACATGAAGGATGGCGAGCTTTATCTCACCGAGCGTATCAAGGACCTGTTCAAGACATCGAATGGTAAGTATATCGCTCCGCAGCAGGTAGAATCGTTGCTCCTGGTAGATAAGTTTATCGATCAGGTGGCTGTGATTGCCGACCAGCGCAAGTTCGTATCAGCCCTCGTCGTTCCAGAGTTCCGTCTCGTGGAGGACTGGGCACGTGAGCATCATATCGCCTTCACTTGCCGTGAAGATTTGTGTGCTAACGAAAAGGTGCAGAAGATGCTGATGGACCGTATCCAGATTCTCCAGCAGCATCTGGCTTATTATGAGCAGATTAAGCGCATTACCCTCCTGGCTCACCACTTCTCTATGGAGTCGGGTGAGTTGACCAATACCTTGAAGATTCGCCGCCCTATCATCAACAAGAACTACAAGGCGGAGATTGACAAGATGTATGAGGAGTAA
- the prfB gene encoding peptide chain release factor 2, whose translation MITADQLKDVMDRADALHHYLNIDQKKVEFEEEQLRTQAPDFWEDPKYAQEQMKKVKGIQKWLDGYKTVRLYADELQLAFDFYKDEMVTEEEVDADYAKAIKAIEDLELKNMLRQKEDPMDCVLKINSGAGGTESQDWAQMLMRMYMRWAEAHGYKVTITDMQEGDEAGIKSVTMTIEGGEYAYGYLKSENGVHRLVRVSPFNAQGKRMTSFASVFVTPLVDDTIEVYVDPAKLSWDTFRSSGAGGQNVNKVESGVRLRYWYTDPDTGEEEEILIENTETRDQPKNRAKALLLLKSQLYDRAMKKRLEAKAKIEAGKKKIEWGSQIRSYVFDDRRVKDHRTNYQTSDVDGVMDGKIDDFIKAYLMEFPTNDDEQQ comes from the coding sequence ATGATTACAGCTGACCAGTTGAAGGATGTGATGGACAGAGCTGACGCTCTGCATCACTATCTCAATATAGACCAGAAGAAAGTAGAATTCGAAGAGGAGCAGCTCCGCACCCAGGCTCCTGACTTTTGGGAAGACCCGAAGTATGCTCAGGAGCAGATGAAGAAGGTAAAAGGCATACAGAAATGGCTCGACGGTTATAAGACTGTACGTCTTTATGCCGATGAACTGCAGCTTGCCTTCGATTTCTATAAAGACGAAATGGTGACAGAGGAAGAGGTGGATGCCGATTATGCCAAGGCGATAAAAGCCATAGAAGACCTGGAGTTGAAGAACATGCTTCGCCAGAAGGAAGACCCGATGGACTGCGTGCTCAAGATTAATTCCGGTGCCGGTGGTACAGAAAGCCAGGACTGGGCACAGATGCTGATGCGTATGTATATGCGCTGGGCTGAGGCTCATGGCTACAAGGTAACCATCACCGATATGCAGGAAGGTGATGAGGCTGGTATCAAGAGCGTGACCATGACCATCGAGGGCGGCGAGTACGCTTATGGCTATCTGAAGAGCGAGAACGGTGTGCACCGACTGGTGCGTGTTTCTCCTTTCAATGCCCAGGGCAAGCGAATGACCAGTTTCGCCAGTGTCTTCGTAACTCCACTGGTAGATGATACCATCGAGGTATATGTTGATCCAGCCAAGCTCTCCTGGGATACCTTCCGTTCGAGTGGTGCCGGTGGTCAGAATGTGAATAAGGTTGAATCCGGTGTCCGTCTGCGTTATTGGTATACCGACCCTGATACCGGCGAGGAAGAAGAAATCCTCATCGAGAACACCGAGACCCGTGACCAGCCAAAGAACCGTGCCAAAGCCCTGTTGCTCTTGAAGAGCCAACTCTACGACCGCGCCATGAAGAAGCGTCTGGAGGCTAAGGCTAAGATTGAGGCTGGTAAGAAGAAGATAGAGTGGGGAAGCCAGATTAGAAGTTATGTCTTCGACGACCGTCGTGTGAAAGACCACCGTACCAACTATCAGACATCGGATGTAGATGGCGTGATGGACGGCAAGATAGATGATTTCATCAAGGCATACCTGATGGAGTTCCCTACGAATGATGACGAACAACAATAA
- a CDS encoding sodium-dependent transporter — protein sequence MTDSNRGSFGSKIGLILATAGGAVGLGNVWRFPYMAGQEGGAAFILVYIGSVLLLGIPCMISEFIIGRHGASNTARAYTKLSNGTAWKWVGYLEVLTGFLITGYYAVVSGWCLQYVYASIMGELHGDPTFVANYFKEFSSDPVRPVMWTVAIFLICHFVIIHGVRGGIERASKVMMPLLFILLLIIVVAACLLPDAGKGVEFLLKPDFGKVDRNVFLNALGQSFYSMSIGMGCICTYASYFSRQTNLFKSALQISIIDLLVAVLAGLMIFPAAFSVGVSPDSGPSLIFITLPNVFNQAFASLPVLGWIISLLFYVLLSVAALTSLMSLHEVNTSFFYEELKIDRKKGATIVTVSCAIIGAFCSLSLGATDKLSFFGKALFDWFDFVTGQIFLPLAGFLTCLFLGWYVPKQIVQDEFTNWGTLKGRLFGIYLFLIKFVCPVLIFLVFLNQFGVFG from the coding sequence ATGACTGATTCAAATAGAGGAAGTTTTGGTAGCAAGATTGGATTGATTCTTGCTACAGCAGGTGGCGCCGTAGGTTTGGGTAACGTATGGCGCTTCCCTTATATGGCTGGTCAGGAAGGTGGCGCAGCCTTTATTCTGGTATACATCGGAAGTGTGCTCCTGTTGGGCATTCCATGTATGATTTCTGAGTTTATCATCGGCCGTCATGGTGCCTCTAATACCGCACGTGCCTATACCAAACTCTCTAATGGTACTGCTTGGAAGTGGGTAGGCTATCTTGAAGTGCTTACCGGTTTCCTGATTACGGGCTATTATGCGGTGGTTTCGGGCTGGTGTCTGCAGTATGTCTATGCCAGCATCATGGGCGAACTGCATGGTGACCCAACCTTTGTGGCGAATTACTTCAAGGAGTTTTCTTCTGATCCTGTGCGTCCGGTTATGTGGACGGTAGCGATATTCCTGATTTGTCATTTCGTGATTATTCATGGTGTGCGCGGCGGTATAGAGAGGGCTTCTAAGGTGATGATGCCTCTCCTGTTCATCCTGCTTTTGATCATTGTGGTAGCAGCTTGTCTGTTGCCGGATGCAGGTAAGGGCGTGGAGTTCCTGTTGAAGCCTGATTTCGGAAAGGTAGACAGAAACGTGTTCCTGAATGCCTTGGGTCAGTCGTTCTATTCTATGAGTATCGGTATGGGCTGTATCTGTACCTATGCCTCTTACTTCAGCCGTCAGACCAATCTCTTTAAGAGTGCTTTGCAGATTTCCATCATCGATTTGCTGGTAGCAGTACTGGCTGGTCTGATGATATTCCCTGCAGCCTTCTCAGTAGGAGTATCACCGGATAGTGGTCCTTCGCTCATCTTTATCACTTTGCCGAATGTCTTTAATCAGGCGTTTGCATCGTTACCTGTACTGGGTTGGATTATCTCGCTGCTCTTCTACGTGTTGCTGTCGGTAGCAGCCTTGACCTCGCTGATGTCACTTCATGAGGTGAATACCTCTTTCTTCTACGAGGAGTTGAAGATAGACCGCAAGAAGGGTGCTACCATCGTTACGGTTTCCTGTGCCATCATCGGAGCCTTCTGTTCGCTCTCTTTGGGTGCAACAGATAAGCTTTCGTTCTTCGGAAAGGCGCTGTTCGATTGGTTCGACTTCGTTACGGGTCAGATATTCCTACCTCTGGCAGGATTCCTTACCTGCCTGTTCCTGGGCTGGTATGTACCTAAGCAGATCGTACAGGATGAGTTTACTAACTGGGGAACCTTGAAGGGCCGTCTCTTCGGTATTTATCTTTTCCTGATTAAGTTCGTTTGTCCTGTCCTCATCTTCCTGGTATTCCTGAACCAGTTTGGGGTCTTCGGATAA
- a CDS encoding CYTH domain-containing protein, with product MSGLEIERKFLVKKGDAYKSAAFSSSHIQQGYIPAEGATVRVRTRDEKAYLTIKGKSVNGGMTRYEFEKEITMDEAQHLLQLCQGGVIDKRRYLVKSGSHTFEVDEFYGDNEGLVMAEVELASETEAYEKPDFIGMEVTGDKRFYNSHLLGNPFSKWRDTLPAEYR from the coding sequence ATGAGTGGATTAGAAATAGAAAGAAAATTCCTCGTTAAGAAGGGCGACGCTTACAAAAGCGCCGCCTTTTCTTCTAGTCATATCCAGCAGGGATATATTCCTGCCGAGGGGGCTACGGTGCGGGTTCGCACACGGGATGAGAAGGCTTACCTTACTATTAAGGGTAAGTCGGTAAATGGCGGCATGACCCGCTATGAGTTTGAAAAGGAGATAACGATGGACGAGGCGCAGCATCTTCTGCAGCTTTGTCAGGGTGGCGTCATCGATAAGCGTCGCTATCTTGTGAAAAGTGGCAGTCATACCTTCGAGGTAGATGAGTTCTATGGCGATAACGAAGGTCTGGTCATGGCAGAGGTGGAGTTGGCTAGCGAGACCGAAGCCTATGAGAAACCTGATTTCATCGGCATGGAGGTAACAGGCGACAAGCGATTCTACAATTCGCATCTCTTGGGCAATCCTTTCTCGAAGTGGCGTGATACCTTGCCGGCTGAATATCGTTAG
- a CDS encoding helix-hairpin-helix domain-containing protein yields MKFIKDFFYINYHERRAVLVILTLLVVSTTMIFIVGSKETMPSEKQQAHNDSIIRHATRQQPGYYEDGLQSSEVFAFDPNTASQSDFQRLGLESWQARSIIKYRNKGGIFRTPRDFARVYGLTKKQFEKLLPFIRIGKDYQPAANFYPRERYNYGYQETAIRTREERKKDTIQYSYPRKLKEGQYININSADTTELQKIPGIGSYYARSIIRYRERLGGFVSMSQIQEVEGVPETALHYMNIDAKHIRKMNVNQLSLTELRKHPYLNFYQAKEIVNYRRTHGPLKSAEELRLLKDFPPAEIERIKPYLAY; encoded by the coding sequence ATGAAGTTTATAAAGGATTTTTTTTATATCAATTACCATGAACGGCGAGCAGTACTCGTAATCCTGACCCTGCTCGTTGTCAGTACCACAATGATTTTCATTGTAGGTTCTAAAGAAACCATGCCATCAGAAAAACAACAAGCCCATAACGATAGTATCATCAGGCATGCCACGCGGCAACAGCCAGGCTATTATGAAGACGGACTTCAGTCGAGCGAAGTATTCGCCTTTGACCCCAATACGGCAAGCCAATCTGATTTCCAACGGCTGGGACTGGAATCATGGCAAGCCAGAAGCATCATCAAATATCGAAATAAAGGAGGTATCTTCAGGACACCTAGAGACTTTGCACGGGTTTACGGACTAACCAAGAAGCAATTCGAAAAACTGCTGCCCTTTATCAGAATTGGTAAAGACTACCAGCCGGCTGCCAACTTTTACCCAAGAGAAAGATACAACTACGGCTATCAAGAGACGGCTATAAGAACTAGAGAAGAAAGGAAGAAAGACACTATCCAATACAGTTATCCACGAAAACTGAAAGAAGGTCAGTATATCAACATCAATTCTGCTGATACGACCGAACTGCAGAAAATTCCCGGCATAGGCTCTTACTATGCCAGAAGCATCATCCGTTACAGAGAGCGGTTAGGCGGTTTTGTTTCCATGAGCCAGATACAAGAAGTGGAAGGCGTGCCCGAGACAGCCCTCCACTATATGAATATTGATGCAAAACATATCAGAAAAATGAATGTCAACCAGCTCAGTTTAACCGAATTGCGCAAACATCCTTACCTGAACTTTTACCAGGCAAAGGAAATCGTAAACTACCGCAGAACCCATGGTCCGCTGAAAAGTGCTGAAGAGCTGCGTCTACTCAAAGACTTTCCACCTGCCGAAATAGAAAGAATCAAGCCGTATCTTGCCTACTAG
- a CDS encoding replication initiation protein, which translates to MEQFNQQHPGGQQAFPQTNQQEKQLIAILGVQGLSYQNYSVLELKIVLQIIKHAQKAILGYVIPYQVTSQTFNGFTAEQRAADHTDVIMKLSEFPYGAHHYPQLRDAIKRIESQPILLPFKLEKQTLYRKFACLFKSEIYQDRHKNWMVKFRFDNNVIRFFYSFDKGVSRIDLNAINQCRSASSIKLYIIMNCWGAKGFTICKTAHIQQLMHGREDYYKTWSALDNKCLTFACKDLKRLYQNHIIDQYLTYKPFFLEEGKKEKHHLPEHITFTLHDRRTSGETAEGAEVSSELRGQRSKLKLRLQYNYDVSEKKADQLSGYLRLDMIGDLEDFFMRKDYYIANCRRSNKKMNMGGYMTTAMIGFFKDHGVEGL; encoded by the coding sequence ATGGAACAATTTAATCAACAGCATCCGGGCGGGCAGCAGGCCTTCCCTCAGACAAACCAACAAGAGAAACAACTGATAGCCATCCTTGGCGTACAGGGATTGTCTTACCAGAACTATTCTGTGCTAGAACTCAAAATCGTTCTGCAGATTATCAAGCATGCCCAGAAAGCCATCTTGGGCTATGTTATCCCTTATCAGGTAACTTCACAGACTTTTAATGGCTTCACCGCAGAACAGAGAGCTGCAGACCACACCGATGTCATCATGAAACTGTCGGAGTTTCCTTATGGTGCTCATCATTATCCGCAATTGCGCGATGCCATCAAGCGTATAGAATCCCAGCCCATCCTGCTGCCGTTTAAGCTGGAAAAACAGACATTATACCGGAAATTTGCATGCCTGTTTAAGAGTGAGATATACCAAGACCGGCACAAGAACTGGATGGTAAAATTCCGCTTCGACAACAACGTGATACGGTTTTTCTACAGTTTCGACAAGGGAGTCAGCCGTATCGACCTCAATGCCATCAACCAATGCCGCAGCGCATCGAGCATCAAGTTATATATCATCATGAATTGCTGGGGTGCAAAGGGATTCACCATCTGCAAAACGGCGCATATCCAGCAACTGATGCATGGCAGGGAAGATTACTACAAGACCTGGTCGGCACTGGACAACAAATGTCTGACTTTTGCCTGCAAAGACCTCAAGCGCCTTTACCAGAACCACATCATCGACCAGTATCTTACCTATAAGCCTTTCTTTCTGGAGGAGGGTAAAAAAGAGAAGCATCACCTGCCCGAACACATCACCTTTACCCTGCACGACCGTCGCACTTCTGGCGAAACTGCGGAGGGTGCAGAAGTGAGCAGCGAACTGAGAGGACAGCGGAGCAAACTGAAACTCCGGCTGCAATACAATTATGATGTGAGCGAGAAGAAGGCTGACCAGCTGAGCGGCTATCTCAGGTTAGATATGATTGGCGACCTGGAGGACTTCTTCATGCGAAAGGATTATTACATAGCCAACTGCAGGCGTTCGAACAAGAAGATGAACATGGGTGGCTATATGACCACAGCGATGATAGGTTTCTTTAAGGATCATGGTGTAGAAGGATTGTAA
- a CDS encoding sodium-dependent transporter, whose amino-acid sequence METRGNFGSKLGVILATAGSAVGLGNVWRFPYMAGQNGGAAFILIYLVCIILLGLPGMMSEFIIGRHSASNAARAYTNLGKHKAWGALGLMGIITSMIILGFYAVVAGWCLQYLYASIMGGVHGDAEYVKTYFQTFSADPIRPTLWAVGFILLTHMVVVRGVRNGIEKASKILMPMLFFLLIVIVIASCSLPGAMKGVEFLLKPDFSKVDENVLLEALGQAFFSLSMGTACLCTYASYFNRQTNLLKSATQIVTIDTVIAVLAGLMIFPAAFSVGVQPDSGPSLIFITLPNVFQEAFGNMPVVGYVISVLFYALLVLAALTSTISMHEIGTAFIYEEGKISRAKGAWFETVVCCIIAVFCSLSQGAVPDLGFFGKDFLSNCDNFTAQLLMPLGAFITCLFLGWYVPKKIVRDEFTNWGTLKGTLFPVFLFTIRFICPICIFLIFLHQFGVI is encoded by the coding sequence ATGGAAACAAGAGGAAATTTTGGTAGTAAGTTGGGCGTTATTCTTGCCACAGCCGGCTCGGCAGTCGGTTTGGGTAATGTGTGGCGTTTCCCTTATATGGCAGGTCAGAATGGTGGTGCCGCCTTCATTCTCATCTATTTGGTATGTATCATCCTACTCGGATTGCCTGGCATGATGAGCGAATTCATCATCGGCCGTCATTCTGCATCCAATGCAGCCCGTGCTTATACCAATCTGGGTAAGCATAAGGCTTGGGGTGCTTTGGGCTTGATGGGTATCATCACCTCTATGATTATCCTGGGTTTCTATGCCGTAGTGGCTGGCTGGTGCCTGCAGTATCTCTATGCCAGTATCATGGGCGGTGTTCATGGCGATGCAGAGTATGTGAAGACCTATTTCCAGACCTTTTCAGCCGATCCTATCCGTCCTACCTTATGGGCAGTAGGTTTTATCCTGCTTACCCACATGGTGGTAGTACGCGGTGTGCGCAATGGTATAGAGAAAGCATCCAAGATACTGATGCCTATGCTCTTCTTCCTGTTGATTGTGATTGTGATAGCTTCCTGCTCTCTGCCGGGAGCGATGAAGGGAGTGGAGTTCCTGCTGAAGCCGGATTTCTCTAAGGTAGATGAAAACGTGTTGCTCGAAGCGCTGGGACAGGCGTTCTTCTCTTTGAGCATGGGTACGGCTTGTCTGTGTACTTATGCCTCTTACTTCAACAGACAGACCAATCTCTTGAAGTCTGCTACTCAGATTGTGACCATTGATACGGTAATCGCCGTATTGGCAGGTTTGATGATCTTCCCTGCAGCTTTCTCGGTAGGTGTGCAGCCAGACAGCGGTCCTTCGCTCATCTTCATTACCTTGCCAAATGTATTCCAGGAGGCTTTCGGTAACATGCCGGTTGTCGGTTATGTGATTTCGGTGTTGTTCTATGCTTTGCTTGTATTGGCAGCCCTGACTTCTACCATCTCGATGCACGAGATAGGTACCGCCTTTATTTATGAGGAGGGTAAGATAAGCCGTGCCAAGGGAGCCTGGTTCGAGACCGTCGTTTGCTGCATCATAGCTGTATTCTGTTCGCTCTCTCAGGGTGCCGTACCTGATTTGGGCTTCTTCGGCAAGGATTTCTTGAGCAATTGTGACAACTTTACTGCCCAGCTGCTCATGCCGTTGGGAGCGTTCATCACCTGTCTGTTCCTGGGATGGTATGTGCCAAAGAAGATTGTGCGTGATGAGTTTACCAACTGGGGAACCTTGAAGGGAACTCTCTTCCCTGTTTTCCTGTTCACTATCCGTTTTATCTGTCCAATCTGTATTTTCCTTATCTTCCTGCACCAGTTTGGTGTCATTTAG
- a CDS encoding M20 family metallo-hydrolase, which yields MMTQEEYVSDAVDLLKKLIATPSVSRNEKDAADIMEQTIRKYGFEPHREANNIWIIDPHYDESRPTLLLNAHIDTVKPVASWTRNPFSPDIEEGVLYGLGSNDCGGGLCSLLQIFRMLTAKPQQYNLIYLASAEEEVSGKDGITRALPLLPHIDLAIVGEPTGMNPAVAEKGLMVLDVIAHGKSGHAARNEGVNAIYEALDDMRWIRDYKFEKVSEFLGPTKMTLTVVNAGTQHNVIPDKCTMLVDIRTNEFYDNEEVYKFICQHLKSEVKAHSFRLKSSRIDPAHPLIRKCVAMGMKPFGSPTLSDQALMHFPSFKLGPGESSRSHSADEFIKISEISDAVAKYRKLLDGASI from the coding sequence ATGATGACACAAGAAGAATATGTAAGCGATGCCGTGGATTTGCTGAAAAAGCTTATCGCCACCCCATCTGTAAGCAGAAACGAGAAGGATGCTGCCGACATCATGGAGCAGACCATCCGCAAATATGGTTTCGAACCTCATCGTGAGGCGAACAACATCTGGATTATCGACCCTCATTACGATGAGAGCCGACCTACCCTGCTGCTCAACGCTCACATCGATACCGTGAAGCCTGTGGCTTCATGGACACGCAACCCGTTTTCACCGGATATAGAAGAGGGTGTACTTTACGGCTTGGGCAGCAACGATTGCGGCGGTGGACTCTGTTCGCTCCTCCAGATATTCAGAATGCTGACCGCAAAGCCTCAGCAGTATAATCTCATCTATCTGGCATCTGCCGAAGAAGAGGTTTCGGGAAAGGATGGCATTACCCGTGCCCTGCCTTTGCTTCCGCATATCGACCTTGCCATCGTAGGTGAACCTACCGGCATGAACCCGGCTGTTGCCGAAAAGGGACTGATGGTGCTGGATGTGATTGCTCACGGAAAGAGCGGTCATGCTGCCCGCAACGAGGGAGTAAACGCTATCTACGAGGCATTGGATGATATGCGATGGATTCGTGACTATAAGTTTGAGAAGGTAAGCGAGTTCCTGGGACCTACCAAGATGACGCTTACCGTAGTGAATGCCGGAACCCAGCACAATGTGATTCCGGATAAGTGTACGATGCTTGTGGATATCCGCACCAACGAGTTCTATGACAACGAGGAGGTTTACAAGTTTATCTGCCAGCACCTGAAGAGCGAGGTGAAGGCGCACAGTTTCCGTCTGAAGTCATCCCGCATCGACCCGGCGCATCCTCTTATCAGGAAATGTGTAGCCATGGGCATGAAGCCATTCGGCAGTCCTACCCTCAGCGACCAGGCTCTGATGCACTTCCCTTCGTTCAAACTGGGTCCGGGCGAATCCTCCCGCTCCCATTCAGCCGATGAATTTATCAAAATAAGCGAGATTTCGGATGCTGTAGCTAAATACCGGAAACTCTTGGATGGAGCCAGCATCTGA